A region of Moorena producens PAL-8-15-08-1 DNA encodes the following proteins:
- the tnpA gene encoding IS200/IS605 family transposase — translation MSTAFRSFAHTVSLIKIHIVFVTKYRHPVITGDIEEDILDLAKSICEKNNCILEDAKADLGTNDHIHLLIDLAPKVSISKLCNTLKTVTSREIRKRYAKELAPYYWKPVFWKRGFSAVSCGGAPLSVLKQYIENQGYDD, via the coding sequence ATGTCAACCGCCTTTCGCTCTTTCGCTCACACTGTTTCGTTAATCAAGATTCACATAGTGTTTGTCACTAAGTACCGCCATCCAGTAATTACTGGGGACATAGAAGAGGACATCTTAGACTTGGCAAAAAGCATCTGCGAGAAAAATAACTGCATCCTTGAGGATGCCAAGGCGGACTTGGGGACAAATGATCATATCCATCTCCTAATTGATTTAGCCCCTAAGGTATCAATTTCCAAGCTTTGCAACACCCTTAAGACAGTGACCAGTAGAGAGATTAGAAAAAGATACGCAAAAGAATTGGCTCCCTATTACTGGAAGCCAGTCTTCTGGAAAAGGGGATTTAGTGCTGTTTCTTGTGGAGGAGCCCCCCTTTCGGTTCTAAAGCAATATATAGAAAACCAAGGTTACGACGATTGA
- a CDS encoding hybrid sensor histidine kinase/response regulator has product MRRIFVQVSYPYSLLPTPYSLLPKKMSTIDPETYQYFLGEAQDLLQVIEQHLLALTPDKPKNQLYDLMRATHTLKGAAANVRQETIKSVAHYLEDVFRAMLAPEATIDTELETLLFEGYQCLRMALTAEMTGELSKNTEIINRAAGVFAKLQAKLGDCFDYQASLPTSAELGFDIVQSIFEVGVKQRIDHLASLLKVGRLQVGRLKVESSEGLQVGRLDVESSQGLQVGRLQVESSQGLQVDRLKVESFPDNLEPWPIGHATRTTNTNLPYSNAKGEQPSTNTNLPYSNAKGEQPSTNTNLPYSNAKGEQPSTNTNLGQKATLSAKPTLREREQPANLEPPTPDTDKATLIEIADTLREQAEIFVGLGESLNLPGFKAIAENTLKALDANPEQVMAIAKIALTNFQEAHTAVLAGDRTRGGNPSLALQQLAGSQEELQVEGCPVEGSQSLKVVREAWPKGQGSQSLNVVREAWPKGQGSQSLNVVREAWPKGQGSQSLNVVREAWPKGQGSQSLNVEGWNVEGCLENLEPWPIGHATRTTQTNLEPSSNNNLQPSTNNNFQPSTNIDELLEETFGNISLAQEQANQVFPEEESLEPDSIPPDSIFPDTIFLDESSETVATDNLNQPQTDPQQESELAVNPESGKEVKQISMSLPDRESAEADVPSLAEGSIKTSATVRVDLDSLKHLSHLVGELLINQNQLGWQDENCQGVVEKLSNWLKQHRHTLTQLRTQLKKHSCNQQISKLWDSAWEETLQLTQATEDLSLLATTAAASVEREQRLSTQLRDTLQSAQTIPLEHLLKSFPSMVQQLSNVHHKSAEFTLSVTNVLVDKTIADHLYDALLHLVRNGFDHGIESSEVRQQRGKSAIGKIEIRAFYQGNRTIIEVTDDGQGLDLEKIYNRAVETNLLSIEQLEALGQSPEPNQLLDLLCQPGFSTVSQINELSGRGIGLDVVRSQLQRINGRVKVRSQPGLGTTFSLQIQEALRNARVLVVQANQGVYGFVANDVEQIVLPASEQIQMVSDQKILNWHHRGNEYSTPIYQLSSLLEDSSQQVSTLPAWNPLLTKPQEMNPVLLMGTPEGWVGLEVEQVLEEQELVIKQLPNAIAYPPYVYGCSILADGRLTLVIDGTGLLNYVQQLPQSQPSLSKVGRLFAKRGLLAKVKGSPELKVSRLKVVREAWPIGQSSPDKLQPDHRQSDHLPYSKAKAEQPANLQPANLQPANLQPANLQPANLQPANLQPANLQPANLSKTFLVVDDSITERQNLSLILERNGNQVVQAKDGLEAIELLRKSHGVDLIICDLEMPRLNGLELLSLSHQEPALADIPIIMLTSRSQKKYKQLATELGAMAYLTKPYLDEEILATINNVLRMKDELYIAKGTENREQGIGNRESGIGNRE; this is encoded by the coding sequence ATGCGTCGCATTTTTGTTCAAGTTTCTTATCCCTACTCCCTACTCCCTACTCCCTACTCCCTACTCCCTAAAAAAATGTCAACTATTGATCCAGAAACCTATCAATACTTTCTTGGGGAAGCCCAGGACTTGCTGCAAGTTATTGAACAACATTTGCTGGCTTTGACACCGGACAAGCCAAAAAACCAACTTTATGACTTAATGCGAGCCACTCATACCCTGAAAGGCGCAGCTGCTAATGTCCGGCAAGAAACCATAAAAAGTGTAGCACATTATCTCGAAGATGTCTTCCGGGCAATGTTAGCCCCTGAGGCAACCATTGATACAGAACTAGAAACACTACTGTTTGAGGGATATCAGTGCCTCAGGATGGCACTGACTGCTGAAATGACTGGGGAGTTGAGCAAGAATACTGAGATTATCAACCGAGCTGCAGGGGTGTTTGCTAAACTGCAAGCTAAATTAGGAGATTGCTTTGACTATCAAGCCTCTCTACCCACATCAGCAGAACTTGGGTTTGATATTGTCCAATCTATCTTTGAAGTAGGAGTCAAACAACGAATCGATCACCTAGCTTCTTTGTTGAAGGTTGGAAGGTTACAGGTTGGCAGGTTGAAGGTTGAAAGTTCTGAAGGGTTACAGGTTGGCAGGTTGGATGTTGAAAGTTCTCAAGGGTTACAGGTTGGCAGGTTACAGGTTGAAAGTTCTCAAGGGTTACAGGTTGACAGGTTGAAGGTTGAAAGTTTTCCAGACAACCTTGAACCTTGGCCTATTGGCCACGCTACGCGAACAACCAACACTAACCTACCCTACTCGAACGCCAAAGGCGAACAACCTTCAACCAACACTAACCTACCCTACTCGAACGCCAAAGGCGAACAACCTTCAACCAACACTAACCTACCCTACTCGAACGCCAAAGGCGAACAACCTTCAACCAACACTAACCTTGGCCAAAAGGCCACGCTTTCGGCAAAGCCGACGCTGCGCGAACGCGAACAACCTGCTAACCTTGAACCTCCAACCCCTGATACTGACAAGGCTACGTTGATAGAGATTGCCGACACCTTGCGAGAACAAGCTGAAATATTTGTAGGGTTAGGGGAATCCTTGAACTTACCAGGGTTTAAAGCAATTGCCGAAAACACCTTAAAAGCCCTTGACGCTAACCCTGAACAGGTGATGGCAATTGCCAAGATTGCCTTAACGAATTTCCAGGAAGCTCATACCGCTGTCTTAGCAGGCGATCGCACTCGTGGAGGAAACCCCAGCCTCGCCCTTCAACAATTAGCTGGATCACAAGAAGAGTTACAGGTTGAAGGTTGTCCGGTTGAAGGTTCACAATCGTTGAAGGTTGTTCGCGAAGCGTGGCCAAAAGGCCAAGGTTCACAATCGTTGAATGTTGTTCGCGAAGCGTGGCCAAAAGGCCAAGGTTCACAATCGTTGAATGTTGTTCGCGAAGCGTGGCCAAAAGGCCAAGGTTCACAATCGTTGAATGTTGTTCGCGAAGCGTGGCCAAAAGGCCAAGGTTCACAATCGTTGAATGTTGAAGGTTGGAACGTTGAAGGTTGTCTGGAAAACCTTGAACCTTGGCCTATTGGCCACGCTACGCGAACAACCCAAACTAACCTTGAACCTTCAAGCAACAATAACCTTCAACCTTCAACCAACAATAACTTTCAACCTTCAACAAATATTGATGAATTACTTGAGGAAACTTTTGGTAATATTTCTCTTGCACAAGAGCAAGCGAATCAAGTCTTTCCTGAAGAGGAATCTCTTGAGCCAGATAGTATACCTCCAGATAGTATATTTCCAGATACTATATTTCTGGATGAATCTTCAGAAACCGTAGCAACAGACAATCTTAACCAACCTCAGACTGACCCTCAGCAAGAGTCGGAGTTAGCGGTTAACCCTGAATCAGGAAAAGAAGTCAAGCAAATATCAATGTCTCTTCCCGATCGGGAGTCTGCAGAGGCTGATGTGCCTTCATTAGCAGAGGGCTCGATCAAGACATCAGCCACAGTGCGTGTTGATTTAGACAGTCTTAAACACCTATCTCACCTAGTTGGGGAACTACTGATTAACCAAAACCAGTTAGGATGGCAGGATGAAAACTGTCAAGGGGTAGTTGAAAAACTCTCCAATTGGCTCAAGCAACATCGCCACACCCTGACTCAACTGCGTACTCAGCTCAAGAAGCATTCCTGTAATCAGCAAATTTCTAAGCTGTGGGATTCGGCATGGGAAGAAACCCTGCAACTGACTCAAGCTACAGAAGACCTGAGCTTGTTAGCTACTACCGCTGCTGCTAGTGTGGAACGAGAACAGCGTCTGTCAACTCAGCTGAGGGATACTCTTCAATCGGCTCAGACTATACCTCTGGAACATCTGCTTAAGTCCTTTCCTTCCATGGTGCAGCAGTTGTCTAATGTCCATCACAAGTCAGCAGAATTCACCCTCAGTGTGACTAATGTCCTAGTTGATAAAACCATTGCTGATCATCTCTATGATGCTTTACTGCATCTAGTCCGCAATGGTTTCGACCATGGTATTGAATCCTCGGAGGTTCGCCAACAAAGGGGTAAATCCGCCATCGGTAAGATTGAAATTCGTGCTTTCTATCAAGGAAATCGCACCATCATTGAAGTTACAGATGATGGTCAGGGACTGGACTTAGAAAAGATTTATAATCGTGCCGTGGAAACAAACCTGCTCAGTATTGAGCAATTGGAAGCCCTCGGCCAATCACCAGAGCCAAATCAGCTATTAGACTTACTGTGTCAGCCAGGATTTTCCACTGTTTCTCAAATCAACGAGCTTTCTGGACGAGGTATTGGCCTAGATGTGGTGCGCTCCCAACTGCAACGAATTAACGGTAGGGTAAAGGTTCGCTCCCAGCCGGGTCTTGGTACGACCTTTTCTTTGCAGATCCAAGAAGCCCTCAGAAATGCCAGGGTGCTAGTGGTTCAAGCTAATCAGGGGGTCTATGGGTTTGTGGCTAATGACGTTGAACAGATAGTGTTGCCAGCATCTGAGCAAATCCAGATGGTAAGTGATCAAAAAATCCTGAATTGGCATCACAGGGGGAATGAGTATAGCACCCCCATTTACCAACTTTCATCCTTACTGGAAGACTCATCCCAACAGGTATCGACACTACCCGCTTGGAATCCCTTGCTCACTAAACCCCAAGAGATGAATCCTGTCCTATTGATGGGTACCCCTGAAGGATGGGTGGGGCTGGAAGTGGAACAAGTACTCGAAGAGCAAGAACTGGTGATCAAGCAGCTGCCGAATGCGATCGCATATCCTCCCTATGTTTATGGTTGCAGTATTTTGGCCGATGGTCGTTTAACTCTGGTAATTGACGGTACAGGATTACTTAACTATGTACAGCAGCTCCCTCAATCTCAGCCATCATTGTCGAAGGTTGGGAGGTTGTTCGCGAAGCGTGGCCTATTGGCCAAGGTTAAAGGTTCTCCAGAGTTGAAAGTTAGCAGGTTGAAGGTTGTTCGCGAAGCGTGGCCTATTGGCCAAAGTTCTCCAGACAAGCTTCAACCTGATCATAGACAATCTGATCACCTACCCTACTCGAAGGCCAAAGCCGAACAACCTGCCAACCTTCAACCTGCCAACCTTCAACCTGCCAACCTTCAACCTGCCAACCTTCAACCTGCTAACCTTCAACCTGCCAACCTTCAACCTGCCAACCTTCAACCAGCTAACCTTTCTAAAACCTTTTTAGTCGTCGATGATTCAATTACTGAGCGACAAAATTTAAGCCTAATTCTCGAACGGAATGGTAACCAGGTGGTGCAAGCTAAAGATGGTTTAGAGGCGATAGAACTATTGCGAAAAAGTCATGGTGTTGATCTGATCATCTGTGATTTAGAAATGCCACGGTTAAACGGTCTTGAGCTTTTGAGTCTTAGTCATCAAGAGCCAGCTTTAGCTGATATTCCTATTATTATGCTCACCTCCCGTAGTCAAAAAAAATACAAACAACTTGCTACCGAACTTGGGGCTATGGCTTATTTAACTAAACCGTATTTAGATGAAGAGATTTTAGCAACAATTAATAACGTGTTAAGGATGAAGGATGAATTATATATAGCAAAGGGAACAGAGAACAGGGAACAGGGAATCGGGAATCGGGAGTCGGGAATCGGGAATCGGGAGTAA
- a CDS encoding Uma2 family endonuclease codes for MRCTPPHATGIRIIYRVLDNRLGQQGLVQTQLPVQLSNYSEPQPDIAVVMPDELRYLGHHPTPSEIYLIIEVADTNLRRYCEQKAKHYAEAEIADYWVVDLTNRQLHVFREPTEQGYQSQVILADDNTISPLQFPDCLLSVSQMLPPEIPEFVDG; via the coding sequence GTGAGATGCACCCCTCCCCATGCAACTGGAATTCGGATCATTTACCGAGTGTTGGATAATCGTTTAGGACAGCAAGGGTTAGTTCAAACACAATTACCAGTTCAGTTAAGTAATTACTCCGAACCCCAACCAGATATAGCCGTAGTTATGCCAGATGAACTGCGATACCTAGGCCATCATCCCACACCATCAGAAATTTATTTGATTATTGAAGTTGCCGATACTAACTTAAGGAGGTATTGTGAACAGAAAGCTAAGCATTATGCAGAGGCAGAGATTGCTGATTATTGGGTAGTTGATTTAACTAATCGTCAATTGCATGTTTTTCGAGAACCAACTGAGCAAGGGTATCAAAGTCAGGTAATTCTGGCAGATGATAATACAATTTCACCGTTACAGTTTCCCGATTGTTTATTATCTGTATCTCAAATGTTGCCACCAGAGATTCCGGAGTTTGTTGACGGTTGA
- a CDS encoding Rpn family recombination-promoting nuclease/putative transposase has translation MTFISPKTDFAFKKIFASQESKPILISFLNALVYHNQPLIQDLEIIDPYQSSPLPILKDSFLDVKAKLSDGSLVIIEMQVLQVESFARRVLYNATKAYSLQLGKGEGYRYLKPVIALTITDFVMFPEHNQIISNFKLREETTNINYIENHLQLVFVELPKFEKQLEELEQLDELWMYFLKNAPFLETVPPQMAQLPEFQQAFGIASEANLSRKDLEELGKREMFIHDQQGLVIFTEKQTKNEIARQLLPLLDNETISQTTGLPVEEIEKLREG, from the coding sequence ATGACATTTATCAGCCCCAAAACCGACTTTGCCTTCAAAAAGATATTTGCATCCCAAGAAAGTAAACCGATTCTGATTAGCTTTCTCAATGCTCTTGTCTACCACAATCAACCTCTGATCCAAGATTTAGAAATTATTGACCCTTATCAGTCTTCTCCTCTTCCAATCCTCAAAGACTCTTTCCTCGATGTGAAGGCCAAACTGAGTGATGGTTCTTTGGTGATTATTGAAATGCAGGTTTTGCAGGTAGAATCCTTTGCCAGAAGAGTTTTATACAATGCGACTAAAGCTTACTCTCTACAGTTAGGTAAAGGAGAAGGGTATCGTTATCTCAAGCCAGTGATTGCTCTGACGATTACCGATTTTGTGATGTTTCCTGAGCATAATCAGATAATTTCTAATTTCAAGTTACGAGAAGAAACTACCAACATAAACTACATCGAAAATCACTTGCAGTTAGTGTTTGTGGAATTACCGAAGTTTGAAAAACAGTTGGAGGAGTTAGAGCAACTTGATGAGTTGTGGATGTATTTTTTAAAAAATGCGCCTTTCTTAGAAACCGTGCCACCGCAAATGGCGCAATTACCAGAGTTTCAACAGGCATTTGGGATTGCTTCTGAGGCAAATTTAAGTAGGAAGGATTTGGAGGAATTAGGAAAAAGAGAGATGTTTATTCATGACCAACAAGGGCTTGTGATTTTTACAGAAAAACAAACTAAGAACGAAATAGCACGCCAACTCTTGCCTTTGTTAGATAATGAAACGATTAGCCAGACTACTGGCTTACCTGTAGAGGAAATTGAGAAGCTTCGAGAAGGTTGA